Part of the Solwaraspora sp. WMMA2065 genome is shown below.
CCGCGTTCGCCGAGGAGTCGCGGCTGGGCGCACTGCTGATCGGCGACATCCGTAACCCGGCCGTCGAGGTCGACCTCGAACCGGTCGTGGTCGGCGCTGGCGGCGGCTCGATGTCCGCCGCCGCTGCCGCGCCGGCCGGTTCCCGTGCCGGTGGGTACCTGGTCGGCGACCCGTTGGACGACTCCGACGACGTCGACGCGTTGGCCGACGAGGAGGACGACGACGATGAGCCGGCCGCCGACCCGGACGCGGAGCCGGTCGGGGACGCCGACCTGCTCGCCGACCTAGGTCTGTCGGCCCGACGCCTGCTGGCGCTGTGCGCCCGCGACGGCATGCTGCCGGCCGACGTGACCGCAGAGATCTGCCAGACGGTCGGCTGCGGCGACGAGATCGAGGAGTTGCGCGAGGCATGAGACCGGGCGGGGCGACGGCGTGACCGGGCGGGGCGACGGCGTGCCGACGGCCCGACGGCACCGCGACCCGCTGCACGAGAGCTGGATGCGGCGGGCGTTGTCGGTGGCGGGCGGGCCGACCGCCGGTGCCGGCCCCGTTGGTGTGCCGCCCGGCACGGCAGGGGTACCCGTCGGTGCGGCTGACGTGCCGGTCGGTATGGCTGACGTGCCGGTCGGTGCGGTCGTCTACGACGCGGCCGGCCGTGAACTCGCGGTCGCCCACAACGAACGTGAACTGACCGGCGACCCGACGGCGCACGCCGAGGTCCTCGCCCTGCGCCGGGCCGCCGCCCGGCTCGGCCGGTGGCGGCTCGACGGGTGCACCCTGGTGGTCACCCTGGAGCCGTGCACCATGTGCGCCGGGGCGTTGGTGCTGGCCCGGATCTCGACCGTGGTCTTCGGCGCGTGGGAGCCGAAGACCGGTGCCGTCGGATCGCTGTGGGACGTCGTGCGCGACCGCCGCCTCAACCACCGGCCGACCGTGTACGCCGGGGTGCTGGCCGACGAGTGCGCCGCCGCGCTGCGGGCGTTCTTCCGCTGAGCCGGGCGGCCCGCCGGTATCGTCGGCCGATCCCGGTGGCGTCAGGCGATCGCGGTGTCCAGTGCGATGCGTACCATCTCGCTGAAGGTCTGCTCCCGGTCGTCCGCGCTCATCTTCTCGCCGGTGCGGATGTGGTCGCTCACGGTGAGGATGGTCAACGCGCGGGCCCGGAACCGGGCGGCGATGGTGTACAGCGCCGCCGACTCCATCTCGACCGCCAGCACCCCGTAGTCGGCGAGCGTGTCGTACAGGTCCGGCCGGTCGGTGTAGAACGCGTCGGCGGCCAGGACCGGGCCGACCCGCAGATCGACACCGTGCCGGTGGGCGGCGTCGACCGCCGTACGCAGCAGACCGAAATCCGCCACCGGGGCGTAGTCGACCAGCCCGGCGAAGCGCACCCGGTTCATGTTCGAGTCGGTCGACGAACCGTTGGCTGCGATCACGTCCCGCAGGTGCAGATCCTCGGCCAACGCGCCGCAGGAGCCGACCCGGATCAGCGTCCGCACCCCGTACTCGTTGATCAGCTCGTGGGCGTAGATCGACGCCGACGGCATGCCCATTCCCGACCCCTGCACCGACACCCGCGTCCCGGCGTACCGGCCGGTGAAGCCGAACATGCCGCGCACGTTCGAGTAGCAGGTGGCGTCCTCGAGGAAGTTCTCGGCGATCCACTTGGCGCGCAGCGGGTCTCCGGGCATGAGGACCCGCTCGGCGATGTCGCCGGGCTTGGCTCCGATGTGCGTGCTCATGGCCATGATCCTGCCAGTGCGGCCGGTGCCGCCTACGCTCGGGCGGTACCGCCGTGACGGTCGGCAGGCGCTTCAGGTAGCCTACTCGGCGGTGGTGTGTCCGAGTGGCCTAAGGAGCACGCCTCGAAAGCGTGTGAGGGTTCACGCCCTCCGCGGGTTCAAATCCCGCCGCCACCGCCACTGAGCAGGCGATCATCCTGCTGGTTGAACGCCCGGCAGGTCCGCGAGGACCGGCCGGGCGTTTCGGCGCACCGGCCGTCACCGGTCGGCGATCAGCTCGACGACGGCGCTGGCGATCCGGTCGATCGCCGCCGAATCGGCCAGCAGGGCGGCGACCCGCTCGTCTGCGGCCGGTCCACCACCGGGCGGCCGGTCCATCTCGTCGGCACCCGTGCCGGTGTCGAACACCGAGCGGAGTACGGCGACCACCGCGCACCGGGGGTCGGCGCCTCGGCGCAGCTGCGCCTCGATCGCCGTCACCGCGACCGACGCCAGCTCGGTCAACCGGGCCTCGTCCGCCTCGTCCGGCGTCCTCGGCTGCAGGTGGTCGCTCTCGCGGGCCGGACCGGTCCCGGCCCGCGCGGCCGGCGGCACCGGGGCGTGCTTGCGGCCGAGCGGCCGTTCGACGAAGTCCGCGTACCACTTCGGACGTCTGCGCATCGCGGCGAGCACCCGGTCGAGGTCGGCCGTCACCTCCCGTTCCCCGCCACCACAGTGGCCGGTGACGGCGGCTCGGCGGTCCGCCCACGCGCCCAGCGGCCACACCCGTACCCCGGCCGTGGCCGGGATCCCCACCCAGACCAGTACCTCGACGGCGAGGGCCAGCAGCCACGGGTCCTGGTCGAGGTGGTGCTTGAGCCATCCGGGCAGCCGGGGCCGCTGCAACGCGCCACGGTCGCCGCGTCGGCGGCGATGCGCGTCGACGGTGGCCGGCCCGATCCGCCGGGCGATCCACCCCTCCAGGTTGACCACTGGGACCTTGGCGCTGGTCAGCAGGTCGTCGAGGACCGCCTCGACGTCGTCGTGGAACTTGTCCAGGCAGTCGGCTTCCAGCCGGTGGACCGACGACGCGCAGGCGGGGTGTCCCCGGGCGAGTTCGATCCGGCGGGTCAGCCGCTGGAACACCACCGGCCAGACCAGGGCGTACCCACCCGCGCGGAGCAGCCCACGCTCCGCGTCGGACGCCGTCCTCGCGCGGTCCGCCAGTATGCCCCGCCGGGCGAGGTCCCGGACGTGATCTTCCGCAGCGGTACGCCCGAACGACGCGCCGGCGGCCCGGACAGCCACGCTCGCACTGGCCATCGGTATCTGTCCTTTCCAGTAAGCCACCAGATCATCAAAAAGGTGTGGGGGAGGTGGTCGGCTATCTGCGTACGAGTCGAAAGTTATCCGCGGTTCCGCTGGCTCAGAAGAGATTGGAGCCCGCTGCCGTAATAGTGCGTAGCCGCGGGGTCGAATTGTCGACCGTCGCAGATCTAAGCGTCACCGCTACCCCCTGAAAGGTTGCTCAGCAGATCCGGTGTGGACTTTACGGCTCGATCACCGGTGGCGTCATCACTCGGTGCCTACGATCTTTTGCGTACGGTCACATTCG
Proteins encoded:
- a CDS encoding nucleoside deaminase translates to MTGRGDGVPTARRHRDPLHESWMRRALSVAGGPTAGAGPVGVPPGTAGVPVGAADVPVGMADVPVGAVVYDAAGRELAVAHNERELTGDPTAHAEVLALRRAAARLGRWRLDGCTLVVTLEPCTMCAGALVLARISTVVFGAWEPKTGAVGSLWDVVRDRRLNHRPTVYAGVLADECAAALRAFFR
- the deoD gene encoding purine-nucleoside phosphorylase; the protein is MSTHIGAKPGDIAERVLMPGDPLRAKWIAENFLEDATCYSNVRGMFGFTGRYAGTRVSVQGSGMGMPSASIYAHELINEYGVRTLIRVGSCGALAEDLHLRDVIAANGSSTDSNMNRVRFAGLVDYAPVADFGLLRTAVDAAHRHGVDLRVGPVLAADAFYTDRPDLYDTLADYGVLAVEMESAALYTIAARFRARALTILTVSDHIRTGEKMSADDREQTFSEMVRIALDTAIA
- a CDS encoding tRNA adenosine deaminase-associated protein; translated protein: MPYFAAAAVRGPAGWSGAELDLGGVADIDEVVDRLREVDPDAEVSLLFVESDDSYLVILRLDEGEDLRIFSSDAAFAEESRLGALLIGDIRNPAVEVDLEPVVVGAGGGSMSAAAAAPAGSRAGGYLVGDPLDDSDDVDALADEEDDDDEPAADPDAEPVGDADLLADLGLSARRLLALCARDGMLPADVTAEICQTVGCGDEIEELREA